In the Kribbella sp. NBC_00482 genome, one interval contains:
- a CDS encoding AfsR/SARP family transcriptional regulator: protein MQQNYHLSVGESVMSRQVTHPHLVPATATPLAAQMAPRHKPAVPAEERLADAFAFGLLGPLEVHQTGTPIEIGSPKLRILLATLLVHSGRAVPTGRLSTAIWGEGQPENPRRAVQVCVARLRTLLQRGPVIVTTSDGYMLDISPGHTDLGRFRALLREADEAAVRSDPARESAVLRQALTLWRGEPLINVPSDLLRDEVVPRLQDERLAALERRLDLDLRLGRHVEIISELMDLTTRFALRERFWAQLMTALHRSGRRADALMTYHNARRHLAEELGIEPDDCLRQLHLTVLGYVPGSGTAPAVPRQLPAELAAFSGRSTEIARLDELVGDHDQSASVVVISGTAGVGKTVLALRWSRRMADQFPDGQLWVNLRGYDHRRPVSPGDALVLLLRALGIKDGDIPPDMDGRAGLYRSVMDGRRMLVVVDNAGAAEQVRPLLPGSPSSAVLVTSRDELVGLVADGARALQLDLFSAEEADDLLCRRLGSARVAAEPGAAREIVERCARLPLALALAAARAAARPQLPLAMFAHQLQAALDELATADAATDIRAVFSWSYRTLSQPAARLFRLLAIHPGPDVSVDAVTDLAGQSAKSQLNELVTAHLLAEHSLGRYVMHDLLRAYAAELTQQLDSAVCRDEALRRVLDYYLRTAHAAAILIEPTRDATTPAVSGRPARFKDRAQALEWCNIEYPNLLAAISRAADRDFDQHTWQLVRYLADFQQWRGLWHDRAATLMAAMTATCG from the coding sequence ATGCAGCAAAATTATCATCTATCGGTGGGGGAGTCTGTCATGTCCCGTCAAGTAACTCACCCACACCTCGTCCCCGCGACAGCCACGCCTCTCGCGGCCCAGATGGCTCCACGCCATAAGCCTGCGGTTCCGGCTGAAGAGAGACTGGCCGACGCATTTGCGTTTGGTCTGCTTGGTCCGCTTGAGGTTCACCAGACGGGTACTCCGATCGAGATCGGTTCGCCCAAGCTGAGGATTCTGCTCGCTACTCTGCTGGTGCACTCCGGCCGCGCGGTGCCAACCGGGAGGCTGTCCACAGCTATCTGGGGTGAGGGGCAGCCAGAGAATCCACGTCGTGCGGTTCAGGTATGTGTCGCGCGGCTGCGTACGCTCCTGCAGCGCGGACCGGTGATCGTCACCACTTCGGACGGCTACATGTTGGACATTTCGCCCGGCCACACGGACTTGGGGCGCTTCCGGGCCTTGCTGCGAGAGGCGGACGAGGCGGCCGTTCGGTCTGATCCGGCCCGTGAGTCAGCTGTACTGCGCCAGGCGCTCACTCTCTGGCGTGGCGAGCCGTTGATCAACGTCCCGTCCGATCTGCTGCGCGACGAAGTTGTGCCTCGTCTGCAGGACGAGCGACTCGCTGCACTCGAACGGCGGCTCGATCTGGACCTTCGGCTCGGCAGGCACGTCGAGATCATCAGCGAACTCATGGACCTCACCACGAGGTTCGCTCTTCGGGAACGCTTCTGGGCACAGCTGATGACCGCACTGCATCGCAGTGGGCGGCGGGCCGACGCCCTGATGACTTACCACAACGCTCGGCGGCACCTGGCCGAAGAGCTGGGCATCGAGCCGGATGACTGCCTGCGGCAGCTGCACCTGACCGTTCTGGGATATGTGCCGGGATCGGGTACGGCGCCCGCAGTACCAAGACAATTGCCTGCGGAACTGGCGGCGTTCAGCGGTCGATCGACAGAGATCGCGCGGCTCGACGAACTCGTCGGCGATCACGACCAGTCGGCGAGCGTCGTGGTGATCAGTGGCACCGCTGGTGTTGGTAAGACGGTGCTTGCTCTGCGCTGGTCTCGTCGGATGGCCGATCAGTTTCCTGATGGCCAGCTCTGGGTCAATCTCCGTGGCTACGATCACCGCCGTCCGGTGAGTCCCGGAGACGCGCTAGTCCTGTTGTTACGCGCTCTCGGCATCAAGGACGGCGACATCCCACCGGATATGGACGGCCGAGCCGGCCTCTATCGGTCTGTGATGGACGGTCGGAGAATGCTCGTTGTCGTTGACAACGCGGGCGCTGCAGAGCAGGTGCGTCCGCTCCTCCCCGGCAGTCCGAGCAGCGCAGTCCTCGTGACCAGCCGAGACGAGTTGGTGGGCCTTGTCGCGGACGGCGCACGCGCGCTGCAACTGGATCTGTTCTCGGCCGAGGAGGCCGATGATCTGTTGTGCCGACGCTTGGGAAGTGCTCGCGTGGCGGCTGAACCTGGTGCCGCGAGGGAAATCGTCGAACGTTGCGCACGGTTGCCGCTGGCGTTGGCGCTGGCCGCGGCGCGTGCAGCGGCGCGGCCTCAACTGCCCCTGGCGATGTTCGCTCACCAATTGCAAGCAGCCCTCGATGAATTGGCCACTGCGGACGCGGCCACCGACATCCGCGCTGTCTTCTCGTGGTCATATCGCACCCTCAGCCAACCGGCGGCGCGGCTGTTCAGACTGCTCGCCATCCATCCTGGTCCTGATGTGTCCGTCGATGCTGTCACGGATCTCGCGGGGCAGTCCGCGAAATCCCAGCTCAACGAACTGGTAACAGCGCATCTGCTGGCCGAGCACAGCCTGGGCCGATACGTGATGCACGACTTACTTCGTGCCTATGCCGCCGAACTGACGCAGCAACTCGACAGCGCTGTTTGTCGAGACGAGGCGTTGCGACGGGTCCTTGACTACTACCTGCGCACCGCGCACGCAGCGGCCATCCTGATCGAGCCGACACGTGACGCGACCACACCGGCAGTATCGGGGCGGCCGGCACGTTTCAAGGACCGCGCACAGGCCCTCGAGTGGTGCAACATCGAGTACCCGAATCTGCTCGCGGCGATCAGTCGCGCCGCAGACCGGGATTTCGACCAGCACACCTGGCAATTGGTCCGGTACCTTGCGGACTTTCAACAGTGGCGAGGGCTCTGGCATGACAGGGCCGCCACCTTGATGGCCGCCATGACCGCAACCTGCGGTTAG
- a CDS encoding MurR/RpiR family transcriptional regulator: MSNRAAPPSGIIELIRSLQDAMPEAQQSVAELVLRDAAAVASMTILELAEQCGVSTGTVTRFCRTVGFAGYAPLRIALASDSGRAAQSTLAANIGADVAESDSLVQVASVISANIAHVVTEAIANLDLADVDHAAALLTTARRVVIYGVGGSGATASEFQQRLHRIGVSAWAHNDVHVALTSAALMEPGDVIVAISHSGQTREVCDVITEATSHRATAIAITSDLGSAVARRAELVLATGVNQVGFRTESILARHAQLAVLDLLYVAVLQRTLIQTKKAMAVTAQAVQPYKLAR, encoded by the coding sequence TTGTCGAATCGTGCAGCGCCGCCGAGCGGCATCATCGAACTGATCCGCAGCCTGCAGGACGCGATGCCTGAGGCCCAGCAATCTGTGGCGGAACTCGTGCTCCGCGACGCCGCAGCCGTGGCCAGCATGACCATCCTCGAACTCGCCGAGCAGTGCGGCGTTTCCACGGGGACGGTTACGCGGTTCTGCCGAACTGTGGGGTTCGCCGGCTACGCACCGCTGAGGATCGCGCTCGCGTCGGACAGCGGGCGAGCCGCCCAAAGCACTTTGGCAGCGAACATCGGCGCCGATGTGGCCGAGAGCGACAGCCTTGTGCAGGTCGCGAGCGTGATTTCCGCCAATATCGCTCACGTCGTCACCGAGGCAATCGCCAATCTCGACCTGGCCGACGTCGATCACGCCGCAGCGTTGCTGACTACGGCCCGCCGGGTCGTGATCTACGGGGTCGGCGGTAGTGGAGCCACAGCTTCGGAGTTTCAGCAACGGCTTCACAGGATCGGTGTGTCGGCATGGGCACATAACGACGTCCACGTGGCGCTGACGAGTGCAGCGCTGATGGAACCAGGCGACGTGATCGTCGCAATCTCCCACAGCGGGCAGACACGCGAGGTCTGCGACGTGATCACGGAAGCGACGTCGCACAGGGCGACCGCTATAGCCATCACGAGCGACCTGGGATCAGCGGTAGCGCGGCGAGCCGAACTGGTGCTGGCGACCGGAGTAAATCAGGTTGGGTTCCGCACAGAATCGATCCTGGCGCGGCACGCACAGCTCGCGGTGCTGGACCTTCTGTATGTAGCCGTCTTGCAGAGGACGCTCATCCAGACGAAGAAAGCTATGGCAGTAACGGCACAGGCCGTGCAGCCATACAAGCTCGCGCGATGA
- a CDS encoding AraC family transcriptional regulator has product MKAAGEMESRDLPTVTTVQFGLEVEHRPSASPYIERVWRSRSQDVAQMLSVATPRLGLAFCYRRGEFIAAVTGPELIASMVELPAEATFFGIDFTLGTFLPHLSAARLLDRQVLVPDVSDRSFYLAGSHWAHPNFDTAEIFVQRLVREEIVSRDRLIADLAKGATPELSARTVQRRFLASTGVTHGAARQMDRARTAAVLLRDGASPADVIAELGFHDNPHLHRSLRRFIGRTTSDLRTGTRQPLSLLYTT; this is encoded by the coding sequence ATGAAGGCCGCCGGAGAAATGGAATCGCGTGATCTGCCGACGGTGACCACAGTCCAGTTCGGGCTCGAGGTCGAACACCGTCCGTCCGCGTCGCCGTACATCGAGCGCGTCTGGCGCAGTCGCAGCCAGGATGTCGCCCAGATGCTGTCCGTTGCCACGCCGCGGTTGGGGCTTGCGTTCTGCTATCGACGAGGCGAGTTCATCGCGGCTGTCACCGGCCCGGAGTTGATTGCCAGCATGGTCGAACTGCCGGCGGAGGCGACGTTCTTCGGGATCGATTTCACTCTCGGCACGTTCCTGCCGCACCTGTCGGCAGCCAGGCTCCTAGATCGTCAGGTCCTGGTCCCCGATGTCTCCGACCGGTCCTTCTATTTGGCCGGAAGTCATTGGGCCCACCCGAACTTCGACACTGCCGAAATCTTCGTCCAGCGACTCGTGCGAGAGGAAATCGTCAGCCGCGATCGACTGATCGCCGACCTCGCCAAGGGTGCCACGCCGGAACTGTCGGCGCGCACGGTGCAACGACGGTTCCTGGCGTCCACCGGCGTCACCCATGGAGCGGCCCGGCAGATGGACCGCGCCCGGACGGCCGCGGTACTGCTGCGCGACGGAGCCTCGCCGGCGGACGTGATAGCCGAGCTCGGCTTCCACGACAACCCACATCTGCATCGGTCGCTGCGGCGATTCATCGGCCGGACCACAAGCGACTTGCGCACCGGAACAAGGCAGCCGCTGTCGCTTCTGTACACGACATGA
- a CDS encoding MarR family winged helix-turn-helix transcriptional regulator, with protein sequence MKITRRSWEDAAAFVKARPRALACADPGGRVGQWHGDNVDVPIDSDPVVDHSGANLALDIFVLDQRLGALLDVVLRGTGVSSAQFAVYSQISRGIKSPKELLAVLGLRPATLSGYLSSMERRGDLNRSREASDRREHRLALTRQGRATYARCLERFRIAVQAMTSELGGIDEINALRSALGKIDAAIQRAQNTLPNESQ encoded by the coding sequence GTGAAGATCACCCGCAGGAGCTGGGAAGACGCGGCCGCCTTCGTCAAGGCGAGGCCACGCGCTTTGGCGTGCGCTGACCCCGGTGGCCGGGTCGGCCAATGGCACGGGGACAATGTCGACGTGCCAATCGACTCGGATCCGGTGGTGGACCACAGCGGCGCGAACTTGGCGCTGGACATCTTCGTGTTGGACCAGCGCCTCGGCGCCCTGTTGGACGTGGTCTTGCGCGGGACCGGGGTCTCCTCGGCGCAGTTCGCTGTCTACAGCCAGATCAGTCGTGGCATCAAGTCACCTAAAGAACTTCTTGCCGTGCTCGGGCTGCGGCCGGCGACACTCAGCGGATACCTGAGTTCGATGGAGCGCCGGGGTGATCTGAACCGATCTCGAGAGGCAAGCGACCGTCGAGAGCATCGACTCGCGCTGACGCGGCAAGGGCGCGCCACCTATGCACGGTGTCTCGAGCGATTTCGCATAGCAGTGCAGGCGATGACCAGCGAGCTAGGTGGGATCGACGAGATCAACGCACTGAGATCCGCGCTAGGCAAGATCGACGCGGCGATCCAGCGCGCCCAGAACACTCTCCCAAATGAATCTCAATGA
- a CDS encoding nuclear transport factor 2 family protein produces MTDVQRVVDTFEIQALSVDFTDSSMMRDWDRFASLFAEDGAWRMPHIDVVLASRAEIREGIERLREGMWEFFVQNVHPGTISLDGDTATGRAYIEEFGQFRDGKCLLNHAVYHDRYARTADGWKFTERLYEIRYIDTNPLSGRPPS; encoded by the coding sequence ATGACCGACGTGCAACGGGTGGTCGACACGTTCGAGATCCAGGCTCTCAGCGTCGACTTCACCGACTCGTCCATGATGCGCGACTGGGATCGGTTCGCGTCCTTGTTCGCTGAGGACGGTGCGTGGCGAATGCCCCATATTGACGTCGTCCTAGCGAGTCGGGCCGAGATCCGCGAGGGGATCGAGCGACTCAGGGAAGGTATGTGGGAATTCTTCGTGCAGAACGTGCACCCTGGAACCATTTCGCTCGACGGCGACACTGCCACAGGCCGCGCCTACATCGAGGAGTTCGGGCAGTTCCGGGACGGCAAGTGCCTGTTGAATCATGCGGTCTACCACGATCGCTACGCACGCACCGCGGACGGATGGAAGTTCACCGAGCGTCTGTACGAGATCAGGTACATCGATACCAACCCACTGTCCGGACGACCGCCTTCGTGA
- a CDS encoding nuclear transport factor 2 family protein, with protein MSRTPRQLLAAFQQAMLDFSADDLANLFTHDAVYEFPFLAPQRSADHLDGREAIRADFSRVWGSLPAPPVTGFRDVRIYDTTDPDTVIAELEFDVVDHLSGTRFTSRSVLILRSQDGDIHHLRDYSDVLRVSKGLGRLPQLFDSLSRT; from the coding sequence GTGTCCCGCACTCCACGACAACTGCTCGCTGCGTTTCAGCAGGCAATGCTCGACTTCTCTGCTGACGACCTCGCCAACCTCTTCACTCACGATGCCGTCTACGAATTCCCCTTCCTGGCGCCACAGCGCAGCGCGGATCACCTCGATGGCCGAGAGGCGATCCGGGCCGACTTTTCTCGTGTCTGGGGCTCATTGCCGGCACCGCCCGTGACCGGATTCCGCGATGTCAGGATCTATGACACTACCGATCCTGACACCGTGATCGCCGAGCTGGAGTTCGATGTCGTGGACCACCTGAGCGGCACCCGTTTCACCTCCAGATCCGTGCTGATCCTGCGCAGTCAGGACGGCGACATTCACCACCTTCGCGACTACTCCGACGTACTCCGCGTCAGCAAAGGTCTCGGTCGGCTACCCCAACTGTTCGACAGTCTCAGCCGCACCTGA
- a CDS encoding SigE family RNA polymerase sigma factor, which translates to MTFEEWTRQGVPDLVRFATVLCGSGHLAEDLVQDTVIKAHRHWDRIQRADRPDSYLRRMVVNEYLSWRRKWSRFVPRPEIWGQADQLQPDHATRLADQDEMVAELAKLPRRQRSVIALRYYCGLTDAEIADVLGCSPNTVRAYASRALATLRIELGPSSPATTAPNGVINAH; encoded by the coding sequence GTGACCTTCGAGGAATGGACGCGACAAGGCGTGCCGGACCTGGTGCGGTTCGCGACCGTGCTGTGCGGGTCCGGTCACCTGGCGGAGGATCTCGTCCAGGACACCGTGATCAAGGCACACCGGCACTGGGACCGGATCCAGCGGGCCGACCGGCCTGACTCGTACCTGCGCCGGATGGTGGTCAACGAGTACCTGTCCTGGCGCCGGAAGTGGTCCCGGTTCGTGCCACGCCCGGAGATCTGGGGTCAGGCCGACCAGTTGCAGCCCGACCACGCGACCCGGCTCGCCGACCAGGACGAGATGGTCGCCGAGCTGGCCAAGCTGCCGCGCCGGCAGCGGTCGGTGATCGCGCTGCGGTACTACTGCGGCCTCACCGACGCAGAGATCGCGGACGTGCTCGGCTGCTCGCCGAACACGGTCCGTGCGTACGCCTCCCGGGCACTCGCCACGTTGCGGATCGAGCTCGGACCCTCTTCCCCAGCAACCACTGCACCCAACGGAGTGATCAATGCGCACTGA
- a CDS encoding VOC family protein, translating into MSTTEAGETGMRTQSSAFAVQPILSTNDIERLSSFYAELFGAEEDLRVPGRKGPFFVTLRFGDATLTLVATKRGAEAAPGQAVVAVFVENVDDLLPRVKPAGGKVRGQAKDMPWGHRVAHITDPDGNLLNLTQKL; encoded by the coding sequence ATGAGTACAACGGAAGCGGGTGAGACGGGTATGCGTACTCAGTCGAGTGCGTTCGCTGTCCAGCCGATCCTGAGCACCAACGACATCGAGCGGTTGAGCTCCTTCTACGCCGAGTTGTTCGGAGCCGAGGAGGACCTTCGTGTGCCGGGTAGGAAGGGGCCGTTCTTCGTGACACTCCGGTTCGGCGACGCCACCCTGACCCTGGTCGCCACCAAGCGGGGAGCCGAGGCGGCGCCAGGACAGGCCGTCGTGGCCGTGTTCGTCGAGAACGTCGACGACCTGCTCCCGCGGGTGAAGCCCGCGGGCGGGAAGGTGCGTGGCCAGGCCAAAGACATGCCTTGGGGCCACCGGGTCGCTCACATCACCGACCCGGACGGCAACTTGCTCAACCTCACCCAGAAACTCTGA
- a CDS encoding MmcQ/YjbR family DNA-binding protein encodes MAVIEDVRALGAGLDRSYQVYVRGKLRFRVGQIVYVGFSLDESVMGFAFPKEERAALVASQPHKFQMPSASEVRFNWVNAELAVLDPIEARELVVDAWRMVVPKKLSRAYDLTHPNGPG; translated from the coding sequence ATGGCGGTGATCGAAGACGTTCGGGCGCTGGGCGCCGGGTTGGACCGCTCTTACCAGGTATATGTACGCGGCAAGTTGAGGTTCCGCGTCGGGCAGATCGTCTATGTGGGGTTCTCCCTCGACGAGAGCGTGATGGGCTTCGCGTTCCCGAAGGAGGAGCGGGCGGCCCTCGTCGCGAGCCAGCCGCACAAGTTCCAGATGCCATCGGCGTCGGAGGTGCGGTTCAACTGGGTCAACGCCGAGCTCGCGGTACTGGACCCGATCGAGGCTCGCGAGCTGGTCGTCGACGCTTGGCGCATGGTCGTCCCGAAGAAGCTCTCCCGCGCCTACGACCTCACTCATCCCAACGGTCCGGGCTGA
- a CDS encoding zinc-dependent alcohol dehydrogenase family protein, whose translation MRSYHANLGGGIGGLTVREHDVPQPGPGQALVRVWASSLSYRELMILRGWYPLPIKDDVVPISDGAGEVAAIGEGVSRVSVGDRVAAAVFPRWIDGRLTTDVADQLGGSLDGMLTEYALLDANALVRIPDCLSYEQAATLPCAGVTAWHALNGGRGLRAGETVLTLGSGGVSLFAIQLAKAFGARVIATAGSSEKAGRLRALGADEAIDYRATPNWHELVRELTDGGVDHVIEVAGQLEQSVHATAPNGEIAFVGLLSDGGAGLPSLDPRLLWLSGADIRTVAVGTRAHFEAMTRAIEVNAIEPVIGRVFRFDEAIDAYRYYESARPFGKVVIAHS comes from the coding sequence GTGCGCAGCTATCACGCCAATCTCGGCGGCGGCATCGGCGGACTGACCGTTCGTGAGCACGACGTTCCCCAACCCGGGCCCGGCCAGGCCCTCGTCCGCGTGTGGGCGAGTTCCCTCAGCTATCGCGAGCTGATGATCTTGCGTGGCTGGTACCCGTTGCCGATCAAAGACGACGTCGTCCCGATATCGGACGGCGCGGGCGAGGTGGCGGCGATCGGGGAGGGTGTCAGCCGGGTCTCCGTCGGCGATCGCGTCGCGGCCGCGGTCTTTCCGCGCTGGATCGACGGCCGGTTGACTACCGACGTCGCGGACCAGCTCGGCGGCTCGCTCGACGGCATGTTGACCGAATACGCGCTGCTCGACGCGAACGCGCTGGTGAGGATTCCTGACTGCCTGTCGTACGAGCAGGCAGCGACGCTGCCATGCGCCGGAGTCACCGCGTGGCACGCGCTGAACGGTGGGCGTGGGCTCCGGGCCGGCGAGACGGTCTTGACACTCGGTTCGGGCGGCGTCTCGTTGTTTGCGATCCAGCTTGCGAAGGCGTTCGGAGCTCGCGTGATCGCGACGGCCGGCAGCAGTGAGAAGGCCGGGCGGCTGCGAGCGCTCGGTGCCGACGAGGCGATCGACTACCGCGCAACGCCCAACTGGCACGAGCTCGTGCGCGAGCTGACCGACGGCGGCGTCGACCATGTCATCGAGGTCGCGGGCCAGCTCGAGCAATCGGTGCATGCAACCGCTCCGAATGGCGAGATCGCATTCGTCGGCCTGCTGTCCGACGGCGGCGCCGGCCTGCCGAGCCTCGACCCGCGCCTGCTGTGGCTGTCCGGAGCAGACATACGCACGGTCGCGGTGGGGACCCGCGCCCACTTCGAGGCGATGACACGTGCGATCGAGGTCAATGCGATCGAACCGGTGATCGGCCGCGTGTTCCGCTTCGACGAGGCCATCGACGCCTACCGCTACTACGAGTCCGCCCGGCCCTTCGGCAAGGTCGTGATCGCCCACTCGTGA
- a CDS encoding LysR family transcriptional regulator, producing the protein MAVELEVRGLRYFVVVAEELHFTRAAARLYVAQQALSRDIRRLEDRVGVPLFERSTRRVALTPAGELLLTRARELLELHDRTVRELRGADKTALVVDVVGQGLTPAEVLETARQDGEVEFFAEFHSGLDEALPLLQSRRLDVTFGRWTYTPGLEHRVVRFESLAVLLPDTHPLAALPEVPLEDLQDAQVCWRAGTHVSADWEDAVLQLLSWYDADPALAHPRVRDQDEVERHLQHRNAPILTLSTQHEFAGAVVRPLVDPVAAYPWSMIWRSDLDHPGLTALHRAIDQLGNAGDWLLLPDGTWLPEPEMTDLFGD; encoded by the coding sequence GTGGCGGTGGAGCTTGAGGTGCGAGGGTTGCGGTACTTCGTGGTCGTGGCGGAGGAGTTGCACTTCACGCGGGCGGCGGCGCGGTTGTATGTCGCGCAGCAGGCGCTGAGTCGCGACATTCGCCGGCTGGAGGATCGGGTCGGGGTGCCGCTGTTCGAGCGGTCGACGCGGCGGGTGGCGCTGACGCCGGCGGGGGAGTTGCTGCTGACGAGGGCGCGGGAGCTGCTGGAGCTGCACGACCGGACGGTGCGCGAGCTGCGGGGCGCGGACAAGACGGCGCTCGTGGTCGACGTGGTCGGGCAAGGGCTGACCCCGGCCGAGGTGCTGGAGACCGCGCGGCAAGACGGCGAGGTCGAGTTCTTCGCCGAGTTCCACAGTGGTCTGGACGAGGCGCTGCCGCTGCTGCAGAGCCGACGGCTGGACGTGACGTTCGGGCGCTGGACGTACACGCCCGGGCTGGAGCACCGAGTGGTCCGGTTCGAGTCGCTGGCGGTGCTGCTGCCGGACACGCACCCGCTGGCCGCGCTCCCCGAAGTCCCACTGGAAGACCTTCAGGACGCGCAGGTGTGCTGGCGGGCCGGGACGCACGTGTCGGCGGACTGGGAGGACGCAGTCCTGCAATTGCTCAGCTGGTACGACGCGGACCCGGCGTTGGCCCATCCGCGGGTCCGGGACCAGGACGAGGTCGAGCGGCACCTGCAGCACCGCAACGCGCCGATCCTGACGCTGAGTACCCAGCACGAGTTCGCTGGTGCGGTGGTACGGCCGCTGGTCGATCCGGTCGCGGCGTACCCCTGGAGCATGATCTGGCGATCAGACCTCGACCACCCGGGCCTGACCGCCCTGCACCGTGCGATCGACCAGCTCGGCAACGCCGGCGATTGGCTCCTGCTGCCGGACGGGACCTGGCTGCCGGAGCCGGAGATGACAGATCTGTTCGGGGATTAA
- a CDS encoding acyl-CoA dehydrogenase family protein, whose translation MINLETPRKFRAFVNQAHQVAAEMLRPNSRRYDLAEHEYPVELDMLAAMVDGLGASGTGSGAGASGVRRTAATEDGVVNGSNLSSVLSIMEMCWGDVGLLLSMPRQGLGNSAIASVASDEQLQRFDGVWAAMAITEPGCGSDSASIQTTARLDGDAYVLDGEKIFVTAGGRCDAVVVWATLDKSLGRAAIKSFVVMKDTPGMTVERLEHKLGIRASDTATIRFENCRVPVENLLGSADIDTDKGFAGVMQTFDNTRPLVAAMAVGCARASLELTRELLSEAGVQIDYDRPVHLQSAAAATYLAMEADWEAAYLLTLQAAWMADNGQPNSLQASMAKAKAGRTANDITLRCVELTGPLGYSEHHLLEKWSRDSKILDIFEGTQQIQQLIVARRLLGKTSTELK comes from the coding sequence ATGATCAACCTCGAAACCCCTCGCAAGTTCAGGGCCTTCGTCAACCAGGCGCACCAGGTCGCGGCCGAGATGCTGCGGCCGAACTCGCGCCGGTACGACCTGGCCGAGCACGAGTACCCGGTCGAGCTGGACATGCTCGCCGCGATGGTCGACGGATTAGGTGCCTCAGGCACCGGTTCCGGCGCGGGCGCGTCCGGTGTACGGCGTACCGCTGCCACCGAGGACGGCGTCGTGAACGGGTCGAACCTGTCGTCGGTGCTGTCGATCATGGAGATGTGCTGGGGTGACGTCGGGCTGCTGCTGTCGATGCCGCGCCAGGGCCTCGGCAACTCGGCGATTGCGTCCGTCGCGTCGGACGAGCAGCTGCAGCGCTTCGACGGTGTGTGGGCCGCGATGGCGATCACGGAGCCGGGATGCGGCTCGGACTCGGCCAGCATCCAGACCACCGCGCGGCTCGACGGCGACGCCTACGTGCTGGACGGCGAGAAGATCTTCGTCACCGCCGGCGGCCGCTGCGACGCGGTCGTCGTCTGGGCGACCCTCGACAAGTCGCTCGGCCGGGCCGCGATCAAGTCGTTCGTGGTCATGAAGGACACGCCCGGCATGACCGTCGAACGTCTGGAGCACAAGCTCGGCATCCGCGCCTCCGACACCGCGACGATCCGCTTCGAGAACTGCCGCGTCCCGGTGGAGAACCTCCTCGGCTCCGCGGACATCGACACCGACAAGGGCTTCGCGGGCGTCATGCAGACCTTCGACAACACCCGCCCCCTGGTCGCCGCGATGGCGGTCGGCTGCGCCCGCGCGTCACTCGAACTCACCCGGGAGCTGCTGTCCGAGGCCGGCGTACAGATCGACTACGACCGCCCCGTCCACCTGCAGTCCGCCGCGGCCGCGACGTACCTGGCCATGGAAGCCGACTGGGAAGCCGCCTACCTCCTCACCCTCCAGGCCGCCTGGATGGCCGACAACGGCCAACCCAACTCCCTCCAAGCCTCCATGGCCAAAGCCAAAGCCGGCCGCACCGCCAACGACATAACCCTCCGCTGCGTAGAACTGACCGGCCCCCTCGGCTACTCCGAACACCACCTCCTGGAAAAGTGGTCCCGAGACAGCAAAATCCTCGACATCTTCGAAGGCACCCAACAAATCCAGCAACTAATCGTCGCCCGCCGCCTACTCGGCAAGACCTCCACCGAGCTCAAATAG